GAAAAGCTGGAAAAATTGTTAGTGTTAGGCAAGCTAGATGACAAAGAAGGGAATGGttctattttttaattattctgAAGCCAAGCACTACACGATCTTATTATCAAATCATTCACATCAAATTGTCTGAATAATCAATCACCTTTGTCCGTCCATAAGGATTTGTAGCGCTAATGGGGGACTCTTCTGTGCATGGCACCTCTTTCGGCCAACCATACACTGTAGCTGAAGATGAAAATACAAGCTGAAAATAACATATAAGAAAACCAAGTTATGACAAGACATCAACTGGAAAAGAGGAAAAATATTAAGCAGAAAGGTAAACCCGACAAGTACTTTTTTACATCCATGTGCAGCCATGACTTCTAGTAGAACAATGGTACAAATAAGGTTGTTGTCATAGTACAGCAACGGTTTCTGCACACTTTCTCCAACAGCTTTTAATCCGGCAAAGTGAATAACGGCCTCAAACCTTCATTCAGTGCATTGGAAACAAATACGAAGTCAACACTTACTGTTTTGGAAGGGCCAGACAGAAACAAAAAAACGTCTCAAATACTTAATTAAACCATTGTAAACGTAAAAGGCCATTGGGATCATGTTCAAAGATCTAGCTCATCTTGTGATTCAAATACCCGAATGACAATGAAACGTCATCATTATGGAAAAAACTACAAGgccaaaaaaaattaacattgAATTTCTGGTCCAGTTTTCCTTATTAAAAAAAAGATGTTACCAGATAATTCAAGTCACAACTGTAAGCTGATTTTACGTTTTTTTTTTCAGATATAAGGATGACTGCATAACATGACTTCAAGAAGACTCACTTTTCAGAAGCAAATAGCTTCTCAAGTGCTGGCTTATCCCGAAGATCTATCTGGAATCAAAtacaaaatcatcaaaactgacGTTAAAAATTGTCCTTGTCTATCAGAACTTCCATTACAAGGCAAGCTGTTAGAACTTAGATACTAGAATAGAGGGCCAAAAGATTCTACAATCTTAACACCATTCCTCTAGTTCACCTCATTCATGGTCACATCAGAAAtgcttaaaatatattttcacgTAAAAATATCAACACAACCCGGTCATTATTTTAAAAGACGGTCGACACCCTAAAACCAAACCAATATTGTCAAGTATCCCACGACTAACATAACACTAAGAGTGCACAAACAGCAAAATCACCTAACACATTTATATATAACAGAGATTGACTCCAACATGGGGAATGTCGATCAATGACCAAACTCAACACCATAAGCAATAACTGTGTCAGATATACACGCACATTCCATGCACCAGTCTAATCTATTTTATATCACTTCAAATCTATCGTAACCCAATCAAATCTTTATGTCTAAACACATATAACATTCTCCATGTTGAAACCAAAATCACCAAAAAAAAATCACATCACAGATCCAGCGCATGAGTAAAACAGAAATCATCCAAGAACGTATCAAGATCACTCCTTTCTATCAAAAATCACAAAACCCAAAGAAACTATGCATAATGAGAAAAGCGGACCTTGTGAAAAGTGAGATTGGAGCCACGTCCAGCAGCAAGTTCTTTGACTCTCTTGATGGCAATTTCGGAAGAATTGTCCAAATTATCCACCACTACCGCCTTGTATCCTCCCGACAGTAACTGCAACACAGTGTGACTTCCGATATATCCCGCACCCCCTGTGACTAATATACTGGACGTCATCTTTCTTGTGGATGGAaatatcaaatccaagaatttaatGCGATATTGGCACACACGACTGAGAATTCTGGACAACAGTGAGCTTAGATTAGAGACTGTGAATATGTACATCGACCCAcatttatatatacatacatgcacgTGATGTCTAAGAAAAGGAAATCTAAATAAACATTGGTCGTGTTTGGTAGGCTCATAATTTCATTTCCgctcttttaatttttagacACAGAAATTGGACTTTTTGTTTGGTGGGCATGGGGCCAAATTGTTTCTATTTAAGGTGTTTACTGGAAAATCTTTGCGTCGCCTGGGAGTCAAGAATCTTGAACATGGAAAGAAAcatataatttatgatttttaatcattGTTTTTTTTACTTTGTTTTTTCATTGAGAATTTGAGATCGATTATCACTGCTATCAAGTATCAAAGTGAACAATATGCAAATTtcaagattattttaaaaaaaaaatccaatctTTTAATTTGTTGGAACACTTCCATATAGTTGGAGAAAAATACGGGAATGCCCATCATTCATGGCGGTTTGTCGCATAGAGAGGTTCGGATTCTACAGTTCTCTTGCTTTTATTTATACTTTATTCATATTCTTCTTTATCCACGAACGAATGAATATTCTGTATCCATTCTCCCATAGAAAAATGGTCTTTACTTGTTTTTAAAGTTCTAGTAAATgcctaaaaataaataatcgaCTAAATGCTCGATCAAACAAGTAAAGTATATGTTTTCTCACAATTCTTTTCACTCCATTTGGATTAGGCATCAAGATTCGAATATAAGACCTTGAGGCTTGAAAGGGAGATGAAATTCCACGCAAAGTTAATTCTGAAACGTCTTTATTCCTTTTTCCATTCTTTTGAACATCCAGCTTTATTCTTCAATCATCGTCGTTTTTTTATGTTCTTTGCTTTCAAAAACGTCTTCTCCTAAGACAAAATCCATTGGCCCAATAGCAAGAGTGACTCGTATGATTTTTGGTCAAAATCCCACTTGTATGAATAGTAGTTAgattagataaaaaaaattctccAACCTCcattatataaaaaaagaagTATCAACTTTATGTTTCAACATCCAACACATGGATAAATCGCATGCAAGTATTGTTTATTTACCATGATATTAACCGAGTTAATGATGTGTCTGCTCATTTCAACCATACAAACATATCAAATAGCATAAGAATCTTGTAATGTATCAGCTCTCCAAAATTACTCTCTAAAAGTACACAATCATCGACTTCGGAAGCTCAATAACTCCATTTACCAGGATTGCACTTAGTTTTATAGAGCAGAGTCCACACAAAAAATACTATCCAAAAGTActaaacaataataaataagtATACATTCTATTAACCGCTTAAGTTGCAATCACATTTTCCTTCAAAGAATCAAGCACCTTTTTTGTGTTTTCTTCACAAGGCTGTGATGTGACTGCCGAGATGGAGAATGACTTTTCTGTGTCTAAATTGACAAAACTAGTGCTTTGTTCGATCGAGAAGCCAAACACCACTGCACTCGGGATTGTAATCCATGAAAAACAATAACATAATGCCCGAAGTTCTTGATCGACCACAGATCCAACGTCTGTTCTGAAGAAACAGGTTCAGAGGTAAGAAGCTTTTCAGCTTCATCGTTTGCCTCAGCTTGAAGTCTCCATTTATACATAAAATGAAAAACAAATTGGTCATATTAGAGGGAACTTTTGCTTGTTATAATATTGGTAAATATTTAATGACACGGGTCTTCAAGATTCTCAATCTCCATAATTTGCTTTATTTGATCAGCGACATTTTCCTGCAGAAGGAAGATAGTGTGGATATTTGTCTGTAATTAGAGAATTTACtccatattttattaattttgtgCATACCACATTGCTCACGGTTTCGGAGGCAAGAACTTCCAAATTCCAGTTCTACATCAATTTCTATCATCGAAGAAATCTGAAAAGACCATAAAAAAACTGTAAAGCACAATCATTTTCGAgtgattttttaatatttagaaTTTTTATGTATAACATACTCTAGCATAGCTTTCAATCAGCTCAATTCGATTCTTGAGAGAACTTTCCAATCCTTCACGTACCCTATTGACTTTACTTTTTCTAGCGCTAAAAGAAGAATGCAAATGCTAGTTAAGTAAACAAAAATGAAGCCTGTCGGTCCTattataaaaaagaaaaaaaagaaaaaattggtaCTGAAGTTAAGAAGTGATGCTGAAAGATTTAAAGCTTACCGATAAGAAGATTCTCCAACAGCATAAATTTTGTTCTCTAATTGGCACATTCGTGCGAGCATCCAAACCTTTTTTacacataaacttaaaattgtCATCATAGAATCAAATGGCCATTTCAAATTCTGCATAATGACAGGATTGTTGCACAAAAAAAGTTTGTCGACTATACAAATTAAtcagattttaattttaattaaaaaaaattgcattcTCATGAATCCTAAATCGAAATTTTGAAAAGAATTACTGCAGCAGAGTTTTGTCTACATTTGATGACATACGATCATTAGAATAAGAGTAGTACCTCATTTTCCACAGCTTGCTTCAACTCTCTCATCCGAGACTCAAGTAAATCGTACTGAGACAGAAGTTGTTGTCTAATGATCATTATCTCAAGTGATCTTTAAGGTAGCTGGAATCACAACATATAACATTAATAATTATAGGACCAAGCATTTTTCACTGTTTGAAAGTAacgatgcaactcaaatattatCGATGTACAGCAGCTCAAACATCATATCTTCTAATATTTTGCCACAAGACATAGTTGCTCCCAACAATGATTATAGGACCAAagcaagctcttgtttgatatgaaaatatgacaagatttttaaaaaaatgcctAAAAGATCTTACACCAACTTGCTATCAGCTTACGAACTTGCCTTGTTAAGTCGTGGAAGAAACAGACCAATAAAAGTTGCTCCAATTGCAAGTGAAGAAATTGATGCAAGCGATATCAACTGCGGCAAGCTAGGATCTATTATTCCAGAGGCAGCATCTCCTGTGGCCAGCACCGCAAGAACAGGAAATAATATAGATGGATTAAATATGGATGGGCCCGAATCTTTTTGTGGGGCTCTCAACAGTCGAGATTCTCGGCCATCCCTGCGATTTTTCAGGCACATAGGCTCCTCAGGGTAGAATTTGGGCACTCTTGAACTCGATTTCAATAGGCCAAATTCTTGGTAAACACTCGATGGAGCTGCTAGGGCAATTGTCACTCTTTCACCTTCCTGAGAGGATAAATCAACTGTTTCAGTAGCAAAAATGTGAGTTCTAGCCAACCCAGAAGGAGTCTCCACCTGCAAGAGAGAAATAGTGGACAATACTGGGATTGAACCTTGTAATATCAAC
This window of the Primulina tabacum isolate GXHZ01 chromosome 4, ASM2559414v2, whole genome shotgun sequence genome carries:
- the LOC142542927 gene encoding UDP-glucose 4-epimerase GEPI48-like; this translates as MYIFTVSNLSSLLSRILSRVCQYRIKFLDLIFPSTRKMTSSILVTGGAGYIGSHTVLQLLSGGYKAVVVDNLDNSSEIAIKRVKELAAGRGSNLTFHKIDLRDKPALEKLFASEKFEAVIHFAGLKAVGESVQKPLLYYDNNLICTIVLLEVMAAHGCKKLVFSSSATVYGWPKEVPCTEESPISATNPYGRTKLFIEEICRDIYQSDSTWKIILLRYFNPVGAHPTGYIGEDPRGIPNNLMPFVQQVAVGRRPALTVFGTDYGTKDGTGVRDYIHVVDLADGHISALNKLSDPSAGCEVYNLGTGKGTSVLEMVAAFEKASGKKIPLVMAERRPGDAEVVYAETDKAERELNWKAKFGIDEMCRDQWNWASKNPYGYEASK